One region of uncultured Desulfovibrio sp. genomic DNA includes:
- a CDS encoding dipeptidase, with translation MKRLIVLCCVSLALLLPQAALACTTFIVTRGASADGSVMVSHSDDNDLNDQSIVYVPARDWPEGAQRPVYDSAVAVKENPATNTFLVPRLSDPKRAPGYNHPDTPRTIAIGFIPQVRHTFAYLDGNYAIMNEHGLMFGECTDGAHNTCTAEPGKRIFYSSELARVALERCKTAREAIELMGALIEQYGYYGTGETLPVADTNEAWVMEMAPSPAGTGGLWVAQRVPDGQFFVAANEFRIRDITPGNPDQMYGKSLFATVDKYNMRSPKDASKPLDWLTTVSDGEYNHPYYSLRRVWRALSLAAPSLKLPAWVESGATRAYPFSVKPDKLLSLNDIKRMHRDHYEGTEFDLTKGVAAGPFGNPNRIIGPKDPSGDVSPTTKLEGAWERPMGMYYVGYTTIAQYRPDVPEPLALVCWVALAPAAESVFVPLAVAPMPAGYEQGDTRRFANDSAWWAYSLVSDYANIRYDLISQEIQTRAASMEAAFAARVAALQKELAPKAASSPAQAQAAFAKALRTQAEGALRDWREFFPQLVARHCQGFLNSPDKMAQNIGYPDAWLPRTNYSTGPVSYQKPRQSASQSAR, from the coding sequence ATGAAGCGGCTGATCGTCTTATGCTGTGTTTCTCTGGCCCTGCTGCTGCCCCAGGCAGCCCTTGCCTGCACTACCTTTATTGTTACCAGGGGGGCCAGCGCAGACGGCTCCGTGATGGTAAGCCATTCTGACGACAACGACCTCAACGACCAGTCCATTGTGTATGTTCCCGCCCGTGACTGGCCGGAAGGCGCGCAGCGCCCTGTGTACGATTCCGCCGTGGCGGTGAAGGAAAATCCCGCCACCAATACCTTTCTTGTTCCCCGCCTTTCAGACCCCAAGCGCGCGCCGGGTTATAACCACCCGGATACGCCGCGCACGATTGCCATCGGTTTTATCCCGCAGGTGCGGCACACCTTTGCCTATCTTGACGGCAACTACGCCATCATGAACGAGCATGGCCTCATGTTTGGCGAATGCACGGATGGGGCGCACAATACCTGCACGGCAGAGCCGGGCAAGCGCATTTTCTATTCGTCCGAGCTGGCGCGCGTGGCGCTGGAACGCTGCAAAACCGCCCGCGAGGCCATTGAGCTGATGGGCGCGCTCATTGAGCAGTATGGCTACTACGGGACGGGCGAAACCCTGCCCGTGGCCGACACAAACGAAGCATGGGTTATGGAAATGGCTCCCTCCCCGGCGGGTACCGGCGGGCTGTGGGTGGCCCAGCGCGTGCCGGACGGTCAGTTTTTTGTGGCGGCCAATGAATTTCGCATCCGCGACATCACGCCCGGCAACCCTGACCAGATGTACGGCAAAAGCCTGTTTGCCACGGTAGACAAGTACAACATGCGCAGCCCCAAGGATGCGTCCAAGCCTCTGGACTGGCTGACCACCGTGAGCGATGGCGAATACAACCATCCGTATTACTCGCTGCGGCGCGTGTGGCGGGCGCTCTCTCTGGCGGCACCCTCGCTGAAACTGCCCGCCTGGGTGGAAAGCGGCGCAACACGCGCCTATCCCTTTTCCGTCAAGCCGGACAAGCTGCTGAGCCTGAACGACATCAAGCGCATGCACCGCGACCACTACGAGGGAACGGAATTCGACCTTACCAAGGGCGTTGCGGCGGGGCCGTTTGGCAATCCCAACCGCATTATCGGTCCCAAGGACCCCAGCGGCGACGTAAGCCCAACCACCAAGCTTGAAGGCGCGTGGGAACGGCCCATGGGCATGTATTATGTGGGCTACACAACCATTGCCCAGTATCGGCCCGATGTGCCGGAACCGCTGGCGCTGGTGTGCTGGGTTGCGCTCGCTCCGGCGGCGGAATCTGTCTTTGTGCCGCTGGCGGTCGCCCCCATGCCCGCAGGCTACGAACAAGGCGACACCCGCCGCTTTGCCAATGATTCCGCATGGTGGGCCTATTCCCTGGTGAGCGATTACGCCAACATCCGTTACGACCTGATTTCTCAGGAGATTCAGACCAGAGCTGCCAGCATGGAAGCCGCCTTTGCCGCCCGCGTAGCCGCGCTGCAAAAGGAACTGGCCCCCAAGGCGGCATCATCCCCGGCGCAGGCGCAGGCTGCCTTTGCCAAGGCCCTGCGGACGCAGGCGGAGGGAGCGTTGCGCGACTGGCGGGAATTTTTCCCCCAACTGGTGGCGCGGCACTGTCAGGGTTTTCTCAACAGCCCGGACAAAATGGCCCAGAACATCGGCTATCCCGATGCATGGCTGCCCCGTACCAACTATTCCACCGGCCCGGTTTCGTACCAAAAGCCCCGGCAGTCGGCTTCGCAATCTGCCAGATAA
- a CDS encoding L-serine ammonia-lyase: MYCNRRRFLQSMAVTGAGLCLPSLTWAGFDPLWKPGSVCANPIDVTVFEMFKIGPGPSSSHTIAPMSAGNDFIHLCAQLPQEQLAQADAVKVHLYGSLSATGKGHGTDRAVAAGLLGQKPDECKAEFLDNLFVKPDDTRTVVLGPARIPLKDSDVIFEQGTIEAPFSNVLIIELLGKGKQLASREYYSVGGGFLQWKGWKAPDKGKPVHAFDSMNGLLEIVKTTGKSIPLIMLENEMAITGQSEQNIRQGAQRIIHVMDSCAVTGLGLEGKLKGPFGLERRAKLMLEQAASSPEPADAFAARLSAYGQAGSEENAMGHPIVTAPTAGSAGVMPAVVHMLIKERGKTEADLVDGLLVASMVGTLIKRHASVAGADVGCQGEIGSASSMAAAMLSQVMGETPDVVENAAEFALEHHLGMTCDPVGGYVQIPCISRNAMSSVKSWNAWMMARTGQGTKHPVGLDLCIRTMNQTGRDMKDDYRETARGGLALFYTQGC, from the coding sequence ATGTACTGTAATCGTCGGCGTTTCCTGCAATCAATGGCTGTGACGGGCGCGGGCCTGTGCCTGCCCTCGCTCACGTGGGCAGGCTTTGACCCTCTGTGGAAGCCTGGCTCCGTGTGCGCCAATCCCATTGATGTGACTGTGTTCGAGATGTTCAAGATCGGCCCTGGCCCTTCCAGTTCGCACACCATTGCGCCCATGTCGGCGGGCAATGACTTTATCCATCTGTGCGCCCAGTTGCCGCAGGAGCAGCTTGCCCAGGCGGACGCCGTCAAGGTGCACCTGTACGGCAGCCTCTCGGCCACGGGCAAGGGGCACGGCACTGACCGCGCCGTGGCGGCGGGCCTGCTCGGGCAAAAGCCCGATGAATGCAAGGCCGAATTTCTGGACAATCTTTTTGTAAAGCCGGACGACACCCGCACAGTGGTGCTTGGCCCGGCCCGGATTCCGCTCAAGGATTCGGACGTGATCTTTGAGCAGGGCACCATCGAGGCTCCGTTCAGCAACGTGCTGATCATCGAGTTGCTGGGCAAGGGCAAGCAGCTTGCCTCGCGCGAATACTATTCCGTGGGCGGCGGATTTTTGCAGTGGAAGGGCTGGAAGGCTCCGGACAAAGGCAAGCCCGTGCATGCATTTGATTCCATGAACGGCCTGCTTGAAATCGTGAAGACCACGGGCAAGAGCATCCCGCTCATTATGCTTGAAAATGAAATGGCCATCACCGGGCAGTCGGAACAGAACATCCGGCAGGGCGCGCAGCGCATCATCCACGTGATGGACAGTTGTGCCGTTACGGGCCTTGGGCTGGAAGGCAAGCTCAAGGGGCCGTTTGGTCTGGAGCGCCGGGCCAAGCTCATGCTGGAGCAGGCCGCCAGCTCGCCGGAGCCAGCCGATGCCTTTGCGGCGCGGCTGTCGGCCTACGGGCAGGCCGGGTCGGAAGAAAACGCCATGGGGCACCCCATTGTGACAGCGCCCACGGCGGGTTCGGCAGGGGTTATGCCTGCGGTGGTGCACATGCTCATCAAGGAGCGCGGCAAAACAGAGGCCGACCTTGTGGACGGCCTGCTGGTGGCCTCCATGGTGGGGACGCTTATCAAGCGGCACGCCAGTGTGGCGGGCGCGGATGTGGGCTGTCAGGGCGAGATCGGTTCCGCCTCAAGCATGGCGGCTGCCATGCTGTCGCAGGTCATGGGCGAAACACCCGACGTGGTGGAAAATGCAGCGGAATTTGCGCTGGAGCACCATCTGGGCATGACCTGCGACCCTGTGGGCGGCTATGTGCAGATTCCCTGTATTTCGCGCAATGCCATGAGCTCCGTGAAGTCGTGGAACGCCTGGATGATGGCCCGCACCGGGCAGGGCACCAAGCACCCTGTGGGGCTTGATCTCTGCATCCGCACCATGAACCAGACAGGCCGCGACATGAAGGACGACTACCGCGAAACCGCGCGCGGCGGGCTGGCATTGTTCTATACGCAGGGGTGCTAG
- a CDS encoding HU family DNA-binding protein: MTKAELVEKIHAKAGLPTKAKAEEALDAVVASLREALASGESVTFTGFGSFKVVERAARKGRNPRTGKEITIPASKVAKFTPGKGLKDAIK; encoded by the coding sequence ATGACCAAAGCTGAGCTCGTAGAAAAGATCCATGCCAAAGCCGGCCTGCCCACCAAGGCCAAAGCCGAAGAAGCTCTTGACGCCGTGGTGGCCTCGCTGCGCGAAGCCCTGGCCTCTGGCGAATCCGTGACCTTTACCGGTTTCGGCAGCTTCAAGGTGGTTGAGCGCGCCGCCCGCAAGGGTCGCAACCCCCGCACCGGCAAGGAAATCACCATTCCTGCCAGCAAGGTTGCCAAGTTCACGCCCGGCAAGGGCCTGAAAGACGCCATTAAGTAA
- the murI gene encoding glutamate racemase → MNDSSRLPIGLFDSGMGGLTVFKALAECLPDEDLLYLGDTARLPYGTKGRDTITRYTLKAAQKLVDMGVKMLVIACNTATSAALSAVREQFAPLPVMGVVDPGAQAAAAASANGHIVVVATEATISGGAYQKAIARIRPDAVVTGRACTLFVPLAEEGWMNGPIVEGVARRYLADIFPLEGAAPTGNLEPDTLLLGCTHFPLLQEALQNVVGPQVRIVDSAATTAQCVADELRATNLLRSADSGAHYRFLTTDNAARFARTGSLFLGRNLGDAEVCLVDL, encoded by the coding sequence ATGAATGATTCTTCCCGGTTGCCCATTGGCCTGTTTGATTCCGGCATGGGCGGCCTCACGGTTTTCAAGGCCCTTGCAGAATGTCTGCCCGACGAAGATCTGCTCTATCTTGGCGACACCGCCCGCCTGCCCTACGGCACCAAGGGGCGCGACACCATCACGCGCTATACGCTCAAGGCCGCTCAAAAGCTGGTGGACATGGGCGTTAAAATGCTCGTTATTGCCTGCAACACGGCAACCTCTGCGGCGCTTTCCGCAGTGCGGGAGCAGTTTGCCCCGCTGCCGGTCATGGGCGTGGTGGATCCCGGCGCGCAGGCGGCCGCCGCAGCCAGCGCCAACGGTCATATAGTTGTAGTGGCGACAGAGGCCACCATCTCCGGCGGCGCATACCAAAAGGCCATTGCCCGCATTCGGCCTGACGCCGTTGTGACCGGGCGTGCCTGCACCCTCTTTGTGCCCCTTGCCGAAGAAGGCTGGATGAACGGCCCTATTGTGGAAGGCGTTGCAAGGCGCTATCTGGCTGATATTTTTCCGCTTGAGGGAGCCGCCCCCACCGGGAATCTGGAACCAGACACCCTGCTGCTTGGCTGCACGCACTTTCCACTGTTGCAGGAGGCATTGCAAAACGTGGTGGGGCCACAGGTGCGGATAGTGGATTCTGCCGCCACCACGGCACAGTGCGTGGCTGACGAACTGAGGGCCACCAACCTGCTGCGATCTGCGGATAGCGGCGCGCACTACCGCTTTTTGACCACTGACAATGCCGCCCGCTTTGCCCGGACAGGCAGCCTCTTTCTGGGCCGAAACCTCGGCGATGCCGAAGTTTGCCTGGTTGATCTGTAA
- a CDS encoding sulfite exporter TauE/SafE family protein, which yields MYFPTAGIECNPFVPFAVALGISFFTSMGGISGAFLLLPFQMSVLGYTNPSVSATNQFFNVLACPSGVWRYWHEGRLVWPLAVTIALGTLPGVFIGAIVRINLLPNPQSFKIFAGLVLLYIGGRMAMTTWQGRASLWSRKEKKENMPTCEDKNGRLMCCHVLYWNMKEVAFVFQETKYVVATRALILLSLVVGLVGGIYGIGGGAIMAPFLVSFFGLPVYVVAGSTLFATFVTSVAGVSFYALLAPFYPDMAVAPDWRMGVLVGLGGMCGMYAGARCQKFVPSIALKALLTAVLLFTAVRYLGQGF from the coding sequence ATGTATTTTCCCACTGCAGGCATTGAGTGCAATCCTTTTGTTCCTTTTGCGGTGGCTCTTGGCATCTCTTTTTTCACATCCATGGGCGGCATCTCGGGCGCTTTTTTGCTGCTGCCGTTTCAGATGAGCGTTCTGGGCTATACCAACCCCAGCGTCAGCGCCACCAACCAGTTCTTTAACGTGCTGGCCTGCCCCTCGGGCGTATGGCGCTACTGGCACGAGGGGCGGCTTGTGTGGCCGCTGGCCGTTACCATTGCCCTGGGCACATTGCCTGGCGTGTTTATCGGGGCCATCGTGCGCATCAATCTGCTGCCCAATCCCCAGAGCTTTAAAATCTTTGCAGGCCTTGTGCTGCTGTACATCGGCGGGCGCATGGCCATGACCACATGGCAAGGCAGGGCCTCGCTGTGGTCGCGCAAGGAAAAGAAAGAGAACATGCCCACCTGCGAGGACAAAAACGGCAGGCTCATGTGCTGTCACGTGCTCTACTGGAACATGAAGGAAGTGGCCTTTGTGTTTCAGGAAACCAAGTATGTTGTCGCCACCCGGGCGCTTATACTGCTGAGCCTTGTGGTGGGCCTTGTGGGCGGCATCTACGGCATCGGCGGCGGGGCCATCATGGCGCCGTTTCTGGTTTCGTTTTTCGGGCTGCCTGTCTATGTTGTTGCAGGCTCCACGCTCTTTGCCACATTTGTAACATCCGTGGCGGGCGTGTCATTTTACGCCCTGCTCGCGCCCTTTTACCCGGATATGGCCGTTGCGCCCGACTGGCGCATGGGCGTTCTGGTGGGCCTTGGCGGCATGTGCGGCATGTATGCCGGGGCGCGTTGCCAGAAGTTTGTGCCTTCCATTGCCTTGAAGGCCCTTTTGACCGCAGTTTTGCTCTTTACAGCCGTGCGCTATTTGGGCCAAGGTTTCTAG
- the hisF gene encoding imidazole glycerol phosphate synthase subunit HisF codes for MLSKRVIPCLDVRNGRLTKGVKFVGNEDIGDPVETARRYYEEGADEIVFYDITASAEARGIFIDVVEHVAEQIFIPFSVGGGISSVADMRAVLLAGAEKVSVNSAAVKDPHIISDGADAFGSQAIVVGMDVLAVPVSAEIPSGYEIVIHGGRKRMGLDAIAWARRCQELGAGELCVNSIDADGTKDGYELKLTRAIVDAVSIPVIASGGAGEPRHMLEAVTEGRASAALIASIVHYGQYSIRQCKEYMAGHGAKVRMTW; via the coding sequence ATGCTCAGTAAGCGAGTGATTCCCTGCCTGGATGTGCGCAACGGGCGGCTGACCAAGGGCGTCAAATTTGTGGGCAACGAAGACATCGGCGATCCGGTTGAAACCGCACGGCGGTATTATGAGGAAGGCGCGGACGAAATCGTGTTCTACGACATCACGGCCTCTGCCGAGGCGCGCGGTATCTTTATTGATGTAGTGGAGCACGTGGCGGAGCAGATTTTCATTCCCTTTTCTGTTGGCGGCGGCATTTCCAGCGTGGCAGACATGCGCGCGGTGCTGCTGGCCGGGGCGGAAAAGGTTTCGGTCAATTCGGCGGCGGTCAAGGATCCGCACATCATCAGCGATGGCGCGGATGCCTTCGGCTCCCAGGCTATCGTGGTGGGCATGGACGTGCTGGCTGTTCCGGTAAGCGCAGAAATTCCCTCCGGCTACGAAATCGTCATCCACGGCGGTCGTAAACGCATGGGGCTGGACGCCATTGCCTGGGCGCGCCGCTGCCAGGAGCTGGGCGCTGGCGAACTCTGCGTCAATTCCATTGATGCGGATGGCACCAAGGACGGCTACGAACTCAAGCTGACCCGCGCCATAGTCGATGCCGTGTCCATCCCTGTAATCGCTTCCGGCGGAGCGGGCGAACCGCGTCACATGCTTGAGGCTGTTACCGAGGGCAGGGCCTCCGCTGCGCTGATCGCGTCCATTGTTCACTATGGGCAGTATTCCATCCGGCAGTGCAAGGAATATATGGCCGGGCACGGGGCCAAGGTGCGCATGACCTGGTAG
- the hisH gene encoding imidazole glycerol phosphate synthase subunit HisH produces MLAILDYKAGNQTSVRRALEHLGIPCAITADPATLERAHGIIFPGVGAAGQAMRALHPTGLDVLLREAVKRGQPLLGICLGCQILLDRSEENDTTTLGIVPGLCRRFEDNMREEDGTPAPIPHMGWNSLKVSAPCPLLAGVAPTAEFYFVHSYYVEPDPTFVIATTTYGKEFCSVYGRDGLWATQFHPEKSGRPGLTILRNFYDYCEARHAQ; encoded by the coding sequence ATGCTGGCCATTCTGGACTACAAGGCAGGCAATCAGACGAGCGTGCGCCGCGCCCTTGAACATTTGGGAATACCTTGCGCCATCACGGCGGACCCCGCAACACTGGAGCGCGCCCACGGCATCATTTTTCCCGGTGTGGGCGCTGCCGGGCAGGCCATGCGCGCCCTGCACCCCACGGGCCTTGACGTGCTGCTGCGCGAGGCCGTCAAGCGCGGCCAACCCCTGCTGGGCATCTGTCTGGGCTGCCAGATTCTGCTTGACCGCAGTGAAGAAAACGACACCACAACCCTTGGCATCGTGCCGGGACTTTGCCGCCGTTTTGAAGACAACATGCGCGAAGAGGACGGCACCCCCGCGCCCATCCCGCACATGGGCTGGAACAGCCTGAAAGTATCCGCCCCCTGCCCCCTGCTCGCGGGCGTTGCCCCCACAGCGGAATTCTATTTTGTGCATAGCTATTATGTGGAGCCGGACCCCACTTTTGTGATCGCCACCACCACCTACGGCAAAGAATTCTGCTCCGTATACGGGCGCGACGGCCTGTGGGCCACCCAGTTCCACCCCGAAAAAAGCGGGCGTCCGGGGCTGACAATTCTGCGCAACTTCTACGACTACTGCGAGGCGCGTCATGCTCAGTAA
- the pyrE gene encoding orotate phosphoribosyltransferase, whose protein sequence is MQILSSEELLALKRRLARLLVEKSYREGDFVLASGRRSDYYFDCRVTALHAEGSWLIGTLFNHMLREMDIKGVGGMTMGADPLVAATTVISHEQGRPLNGLLVRKEAKGHGTGQFVEGLGNFCAGDRVAMLEDVVTTGGSLLKACDRIADAGLSIVAVCAILDREEGGREKLREAGYDLLALFTRAELVDLAR, encoded by the coding sequence ATGCAAATTCTTTCTTCTGAAGAACTGCTGGCGCTCAAGCGCCGCCTTGCCCGCCTGCTGGTAGAAAAATCATACCGTGAGGGAGATTTTGTGCTGGCATCAGGACGCAGAAGCGATTATTATTTTGATTGCCGCGTCACGGCGCTCCATGCCGAAGGATCGTGGCTTATTGGAACACTGTTCAACCACATGCTCCGCGAGATGGATATCAAGGGTGTGGGCGGCATGACCATGGGCGCTGACCCTCTGGTTGCAGCCACCACGGTCATCTCTCACGAACAGGGCAGACCGTTGAACGGCCTTTTGGTCCGCAAGGAAGCCAAGGGGCACGGCACAGGGCAGTTTGTTGAAGGGCTGGGTAATTTCTGCGCGGGCGACCGCGTGGCAATGCTTGAAGACGTTGTTACCACCGGCGGTTCTCTGCTGAAGGCCTGCGATCGTATTGCTGATGCTGGCCTGTCCATTGTGGCGGTTTGCGCCATTCTGGATCGGGAGGAAGGTGGCCGGGAAAAGCTCCGTGAGGCGGGATATGACCTGCTTGCGCTCTTTACCCGTGCGGAATTGGTGGACCTTGCGCGTTAA
- a CDS encoding PP-loop family protein: MSKNPFRADQVPSALATVLRDLPRVAVAFSGGLDSRFLCHTALLCGCDVLGVHVYGPHIPPQESAGAAAWASERGLRLHTARFDPLALAEVETNSPQRCYGCKTGLVALLRGELAPMAEAHDRVLCDGTNADDLQAYRPGLRALEEGRVRSPLAEAGLTKAQVREAARSTGLDRPWQRARPCLLTRLAYGMRPEADTLTRLAAAEADLAELGATAPAQGESQCVVLEEGSVGALGDFRLRLTPEPVLQAEKLPEDLLPELRNTLIRHGFWPCGLEAGGNISGFYDAGNRTGRH, from the coding sequence ATGAGTAAAAATCCTTTCCGTGCGGATCAGGTTCCATCTGCGCTTGCCACTGTGCTGCGCGATCTGCCCCGCGTGGCGGTGGCTTTTTCCGGCGGGCTGGACAGTCGTTTTTTATGTCACACGGCCCTGTTATGCGGTTGCGACGTGCTGGGCGTGCATGTTTACGGCCCGCACATTCCCCCGCAGGAAAGCGCCGGTGCCGCAGCCTGGGCGAGTGAGCGCGGCCTGCGCCTGCATACGGCGCGGTTTGATCCTCTTGCCTTGGCGGAGGTGGAGACCAACAGCCCCCAACGCTGCTACGGCTGCAAAACCGGGCTTGTGGCTCTGTTGCGTGGCGAGCTTGCTCCCATGGCGGAAGCTCATGACCGCGTGCTCTGCGATGGCACCAATGCGGATGATTTGCAGGCCTACAGACCGGGCTTGCGTGCACTTGAAGAAGGTCGCGTGCGTTCCCCCCTGGCCGAAGCCGGGCTGACCAAGGCGCAAGTGCGCGAGGCTGCCCGATCCACTGGGCTGGACAGGCCGTGGCAGCGCGCACGGCCCTGCCTGCTGACGCGGCTGGCCTATGGCATGAGGCCCGAGGCCGACACGCTGACGCGTCTGGCAGCGGCGGAGGCCGATCTTGCAGAATTGGGAGCAACCGCCCCCGCACAAGGGGAGTCGCAATGTGTTGTGCTGGAGGAGGGCAGCGTGGGCGCGCTGGGGGATTTTCGTCTGCGGCTCACGCCGGAGCCTGTGTTGCAGGCTGAAAAACTGCCGGAAGACCTGCTCCCGGAATTGCGGAACACCCTGATCCGTCATGGTTTCTGGCCGTGCGGACTGGAGGCTGGCGGTAATATCAGCGGCTTTTACGATGCGGGCAACCGCACCGGAAGGCACTAG
- a CDS encoding zinc ribbon domain-containing protein → MPIYEYQCPKCQHTFEEWVKVSESHGQEPCPECGEPSPRIMSHTSFVLKGGGWYVSDYGYRKGVTEEGGSTASSGTSGGSSAPASSGTAGEKASASASDSGNSAAKAASAPTPTTGSAASAPTKAASSAS, encoded by the coding sequence ATGCCTATCTACGAATATCAGTGCCCCAAGTGTCAGCATACGTTTGAGGAATGGGTCAAGGTATCGGAATCCCACGGGCAGGAACCCTGCCCCGAGTGCGGTGAGCCTTCGCCCCGCATCATGTCGCACACATCGTTCGTCCTCAAGGGCGGCGGCTGGTATGTGAGCGACTACGGCTACCGCAAGGGCGTCACGGAAGAAGGCGGCTCAACGGCCTCCTCCGGTACCTCCGGCGGTTCCTCTGCCCCCGCTTCCAGCGGTACGGCAGGCGAAAAAGCCTCCGCATCTGCATCCGATTCTGGAAACAGCGCCGCCAAGGCGGCCTCCGCCCCTACGCCAACCACAGGGTCCGCAGCGTCGGCACCCACCAAAGCCGCCAGCTCGGCTTCATGA
- the purB gene encoding adenylosuccinate lyase, translated as MIDRYTRQEMGRIWTLENRYQAWLDVEVAVCRAWSDMGRIPAAAVENIQAKASIDVDRILAIEEVTRHDVIAFLTSLEEKVGAEDARYIHLGCTSSDIVDTANALLLMQAGRLILKDIRELLTAIESLARRHKGVLCMGRTHGIHAEPTSFGLKMAGFYAEFERHLARVGAGIESVRVGKISGAVGTYAFLSPELEQRALSYLELEVDPHSTQIIQRDRYAHFFTSLAVLAGGVERLCVELRHLQRTEVLEVEEGFAKGQKGSSAMPHKKNPISAENMSGLSRLLRTNALASLENQALWHERDISHSSVERVIMPDSTILADYVLTRLTKLLEGLVVKPERMRENMERSYGLYFSQRVLTALIATGLPRQQAYEAVQRLAMQSWESRTPFPDLVRNDADMSGRLGAAALAELFDPSYYLQHEDEIFARVFKNAAANKA; from the coding sequence ATGATTGATCGCTACACCCGTCAGGAAATGGGCCGTATCTGGACCCTTGAGAACCGCTATCAGGCATGGCTTGATGTGGAAGTTGCCGTTTGCCGGGCCTGGAGCGACATGGGCCGCATCCCAGCCGCCGCGGTGGAAAATATTCAGGCCAAGGCTTCCATTGATGTGGACCGCATCCTGGCTATCGAAGAAGTGACCCGCCACGACGTCATCGCTTTTTTGACCTCGCTTGAAGAAAAAGTTGGCGCGGAAGACGCGCGCTACATCCATCTGGGCTGTACCTCCTCCGATATCGTGGATACGGCCAACGCCCTTCTGCTCATGCAGGCCGGGCGTCTGATCCTCAAGGACATCCGCGAGCTCCTGACCGCCATTGAAAGTCTGGCCCGCCGGCACAAGGGTGTGCTGTGCATGGGCCGCACCCACGGCATCCACGCGGAACCCACCAGCTTTGGACTCAAAATGGCCGGATTCTACGCCGAGTTTGAGCGGCACCTTGCCCGGGTTGGGGCCGGGATTGAAAGCGTGCGCGTGGGCAAAATTTCTGGCGCGGTGGGCACCTATGCATTTTTGTCGCCCGAGCTTGAGCAGCGCGCCCTGAGCTATCTTGAGCTTGAGGTTGATCCACACTCCACCCAGATCATTCAGCGCGACCGTTACGCCCACTTCTTCACCTCGCTTGCCGTACTGGCTGGCGGCGTGGAGCGCCTGTGCGTTGAATTGCGCCACCTGCAACGCACGGAAGTGCTTGAGGTGGAAGAAGGCTTTGCCAAGGGGCAGAAGGGTTCGTCGGCCATGCCGCACAAAAAGAACCCCATTTCGGCAGAAAACATGAGCGGTCTTTCGCGCCTTTTGCGCACCAACGCTCTTGCCTCGCTGGAAAATCAGGCCCTGTGGCATGAGCGCGACATCAGCCATTCTTCAGTGGAGCGAGTCATCATGCCCGATTCCACCATCCTGGCCGACTACGTGCTGACCCGCCTCACCAAGCTGCTTGAAGGTCTGGTGGTCAAGCCCGAGCGCATGCGTGAAAATATGGAGCGTTCTTACGGCCTGTATTTTTCGCAGCGTGTGCTGACGGCTCTTATTGCCACCGGGCTTCCGCGTCAGCAGGCTTATGAAGCCGTGCAGCGCCTTGCCATGCAGAGCTGGGAAAGCCGCACGCCCTTCCCCGATCTGGTGCGCAACGATGCCGACATGAGCGGGCGGCTGGGCGCAGCTGCGCTGGCCGAGCTTTTTGACCCTTCGTACTATCTGCAACACGAAGATGAAATTTTTGCCCGGGTGTTCAAGAACGCTGCGGCCAACAAGGCGTAA